The Gemmatimonadaceae bacterium genome has a segment encoding these proteins:
- a CDS encoding carboxypeptidase regulatory-like domain-containing protein produces the protein MSRSTAFMAATLLALPSAVSAQQHGIVRDAGTNAPLPGVVVTAVDSAGSQSTRAIANAEGQFTIALPPHAARLHLIRIGFRPRDVDLPARRDSVLQLVMERIPPLLEAMKVSGKELCPGSSERGAAFALWDQARAGLLAAVVAREVNPATATTLVYDRQMSPSDELIRQQHTRTNYGTTTRPFIAAATPSYFAKVGYMSDGGDGGRIFNAPDADVLLDPSFGATHCFHLQRADAAHAGQIGLAFVPAPGRDNLVDVAGVIWIDQTTPQLRSFDFSYTSLEPPAMKMKAGGRLEFQTMPNGVSFIQRWVLRLPVLALAPRNGDSYRPNQTGPVRRQDRDDLGLNAIAEAGGEVLDARWGDGQSWHLPRTALVGDVVQRKSSEPVRHAIVTLAGTTDSVPTDSLGHFEFTVVPGKYTVIVADTLLREFVAERVERRVVTAQRDRETPVRIEVDRVANAVADVCHGQEMRDKTSIIIGHAVAASGDMPEGAHVKADWQAEYLIANGAPLQVNVRTSDSQLDDHSRFVICGVVRERPIHLRLVLAEGNSVVADTSVRVYSEQLTYPVVWRLPAGITAHGGVLAGSVIGPDARPLANVEVGIPQLHRLSTTDSAGQFQLAAIRPGAYALQVRRIGYEPVNDSITIVAGARANRVFALKKVAKALDTVHTIAGSTKYISGNLRAFQERAEKGIGRFVVDSTLRKNENQPLSDVLRALVPGLRIQQRGAESIVMSSRDQRGGKYALLGAGAGARCFASIYLDGILVYDQAAVDDRVPPPNINDYTVRDITGIEYYAGPASVPSQFKASECGTLLLWTREK, from the coding sequence ATGTCCCGGTCGACCGCCTTCATGGCCGCGACACTGCTAGCCCTGCCGAGCGCCGTTTCCGCTCAGCAACACGGCATCGTGCGCGACGCCGGCACCAACGCGCCGCTCCCCGGCGTCGTCGTCACCGCCGTCGACTCGGCAGGCAGCCAATCCACGCGCGCCATCGCCAACGCCGAGGGCCAGTTTACCATCGCCCTGCCGCCCCACGCTGCGCGGCTGCATCTCATTCGCATCGGCTTCCGCCCTCGCGACGTCGATCTCCCCGCGCGGCGTGATTCCGTGCTTCAGCTCGTCATGGAGCGCATCCCGCCGCTGCTCGAGGCCATGAAGGTGTCGGGCAAGGAACTGTGTCCCGGGTCGTCGGAACGAGGCGCGGCGTTCGCGCTCTGGGACCAGGCACGCGCCGGTCTCCTCGCCGCTGTCGTCGCACGCGAAGTGAATCCCGCCACGGCGACCACGCTCGTCTACGACCGGCAGATGTCGCCGAGCGACGAGTTGATTCGCCAGCAGCACACGCGCACCAACTACGGCACGACGACGCGGCCGTTCATCGCGGCCGCGACGCCTTCATACTTTGCGAAAGTCGGCTACATGTCCGATGGCGGTGACGGCGGGCGTATCTTCAACGCCCCCGATGCCGACGTGCTGCTCGATCCATCGTTCGGCGCCACGCACTGCTTCCACCTGCAACGCGCCGACGCCGCGCATGCCGGCCAGATCGGTCTGGCGTTCGTGCCGGCCCCCGGCCGCGACAACCTCGTCGACGTCGCGGGCGTGATCTGGATCGATCAGACCACACCGCAGCTCAGGTCATTCGACTTCTCATATACGTCGCTCGAACCGCCGGCGATGAAAATGAAGGCCGGCGGACGGCTCGAGTTTCAAACCATGCCGAACGGCGTGTCGTTCATTCAGCGCTGGGTGCTCCGGCTGCCCGTGCTCGCCTTGGCGCCAAGGAACGGCGACTCCTACCGGCCGAATCAAACGGGTCCGGTCCGCCGTCAGGATCGCGACGACCTCGGGCTCAACGCCATCGCTGAAGCAGGCGGCGAAGTGCTCGACGCGAGATGGGGCGACGGCCAGTCATGGCACCTGCCGCGGACCGCGCTCGTCGGCGACGTCGTGCAGCGGAAATCGTCCGAGCCCGTGCGTCACGCGATCGTCACGCTCGCCGGCACCACGGACAGCGTCCCCACCGATTCGCTCGGGCATTTCGAATTCACCGTGGTGCCCGGCAAGTACACGGTGATCGTCGCGGACACGTTGCTGCGCGAGTTCGTCGCCGAGCGCGTCGAGCGCCGCGTCGTGACCGCGCAGCGCGATCGCGAGACTCCGGTGCGTATCGAAGTCGATCGTGTGGCCAACGCTGTCGCCGACGTCTGCCACGGCCAGGAGATGCGCGACAAGACGTCGATCATCATCGGGCACGCCGTCGCCGCGTCCGGTGACATGCCCGAGGGCGCGCACGTGAAGGCCGACTGGCAGGCGGAGTATCTCATCGCCAACGGCGCGCCGCTGCAAGTCAACGTTCGCACGTCCGACTCACAGCTCGACGATCATTCGCGTTTCGTGATTTGCGGCGTCGTGCGCGAGCGGCCGATTCATCTCCGCCTGGTGCTCGCCGAGGGAAATAGCGTCGTAGCCGATACCTCGGTCAGGGTGTACAGCGAACAGTTGACGTATCCCGTCGTCTGGCGCCTTCCCGCCGGGATCACCGCACACGGCGGCGTCCTCGCCGGCTCGGTCATCGGGCCGGACGCGCGGCCGCTCGCGAACGTCGAAGTCGGCATTCCGCAGCTGCATCGTCTGAGCACCACCGATTCGGCGGGACAGTTTCAGCTCGCCGCCATTCGTCCGGGCGCGTACGCGCTGCAGGTGCGGCGCATCGGCTACGAGCCGGTGAACGATTCGATCACCATCGTGGCCGGCGCGCGCGCGAATCGTGTCTTCGCCCTGAAGAAAGTCGCGAAGGCGCTCGATACCGTTCACACGATCGCGGGCAGCACGAAATACATCTCCGGCAACCTGCGCGCGTTCCAGGAGCGCGCGGAGAAGGGCATCGGCCGCTTCGTCGTCGATTCCACGCTGCGCAAGAACGAGAATCAGCCGCTGTCGGACGTGTTACGCGCGTTGGTCCCCGGGCTTCGCATTCAGCAGCGCGGTGCCGAGTCGATCGTGATGTCGTCGCGCGACCAGCGGGGCGGGAAGTACGCGCTGCTCGGAGCGGGCGCCGGCGCGCGTTGCTTCGCCTCGATCTATCTCGACGGCATTCTGGTCTACGACCAGGCCGCCGTGGACGACCGCGTGCCGCCGCCGAACATCAACGACTACACGGTGCGGGACATCACCGGCATCGAGTATTACGCGGGTCCGGCCTCCGTGCCCTCGCAGTTCAAGGCGAGCGAATGTGGCACGCTCCTGCTGTGGACGCGGGAGAAGTAG
- a CDS encoding S9 family peptidase codes for MYRTRIAVAALGAFVATAPLIAQQQQQQQQQQPQQARPSNRLQLEQYLDWEDVQTPQLSPDGAQILFTRRWVDKMNDRWESSVWLMNADGTHQRALVQGSDAQWSPDGKRIAYIGKGEPTGSQIFVRWMDGEGAATQISHLTEAPTALEWSPDGKSIAFNMNVPVRDNFMRINMPQAPKGAKWIEPPKIVTRLNYRSDRVGYTDDYYRHIFVIPSDGGTARQITTGDWNYSAPAYSADGKWIAYSSLREPNAEMAYRKSNIYATNVETNEVKQLTHRNGTSGQPLYSPDGRTIAFISADSGDHSAWAESKLYFMNADGSNLHLVSGTLDRPISGVIWAPDNSGVYFNVESEGSKNLYFASPAGQFHPVTTGKQVLTVAGIARSGLAVGVRTTPVKPNDVVTFTVPKTGSTSTFNQLTAVNDDVLAGKELAQTEEIWYTSKDGLKIQGWVVKPAGFDPSKKYPLILDIHGGPQSMYNVGFSFPRQDHAANGYIVLYTNPRGSTGYGEKFTNEIKNAYPGKDFDDLMAGVDTVVGRGYIDTKNMFVYGCSGGGVLTSWTVGHTDRFAAAAALCPVIDWISFVGETDGAGWYGNFEKPFWEDPSEYLRRSPIMYVGHVKTPTLLMTGVLDLRTPIPQIEEFYRALKMRGVPTAMIRMNNEYHGTSSTPSNFLRTQLYVRGWFEKYGTYKGQQAVTTTF; via the coding sequence ATGTATCGCACCCGTATCGCCGTCGCGGCGCTCGGCGCGTTTGTCGCCACGGCTCCGTTGATCGCGCAACAACAGCAGCAACAGCAGCAACAGCAGCCGCAGCAAGCACGCCCCTCCAACCGACTCCAGCTCGAGCAGTATCTCGACTGGGAAGACGTTCAAACGCCGCAGCTCTCGCCCGACGGCGCGCAGATTCTCTTTACGCGCCGATGGGTGGACAAGATGAACGACCGGTGGGAATCGTCGGTGTGGTTGATGAACGCCGACGGCACGCATCAGCGCGCGCTCGTGCAAGGCTCCGACGCGCAGTGGTCGCCCGACGGCAAGCGTATCGCCTACATCGGGAAGGGGGAGCCGACCGGCTCGCAGATCTTCGTGCGCTGGATGGACGGCGAAGGCGCGGCGACGCAGATCTCGCATCTCACCGAAGCGCCGACGGCGCTCGAGTGGTCGCCCGACGGGAAGTCGATCGCGTTCAACATGAACGTGCCGGTGCGCGACAACTTCATGCGCATCAACATGCCGCAGGCGCCGAAGGGCGCGAAGTGGATCGAGCCGCCGAAAATCGTCACGCGGCTCAACTACCGCTCGGATCGCGTCGGCTACACCGACGACTACTACCGCCACATCTTCGTGATTCCGTCCGACGGCGGCACGGCGCGGCAGATCACGACCGGCGACTGGAACTACAGCGCACCCGCCTATTCGGCGGACGGCAAGTGGATCGCGTACTCGAGCCTGCGCGAGCCGAACGCGGAGATGGCGTATCGCAAGTCGAACATCTACGCCACGAACGTCGAGACGAACGAGGTGAAGCAGCTCACGCACCGCAACGGCACGAGCGGGCAACCGCTCTATTCGCCCGACGGCCGCACGATCGCGTTCATCTCGGCCGACTCGGGCGACCATTCCGCGTGGGCCGAGAGCAAATTGTATTTCATGAATGCTGATGGGTCGAATCTGCATCTCGTGTCGGGCACCCTCGACCGTCCGATCTCGGGCGTGATCTGGGCCCCCGACAACAGCGGCGTGTACTTCAACGTCGAGAGCGAAGGTTCAAAGAACTTGTATTTCGCGTCGCCGGCGGGGCAGTTCCATCCCGTGACGACGGGCAAGCAGGTGCTCACCGTCGCCGGCATCGCGAGGAGCGGCCTCGCCGTCGGCGTGCGCACGACGCCGGTCAAGCCGAACGACGTCGTGACGTTCACGGTGCCGAAGACCGGATCGACGTCGACGTTCAATCAGCTCACCGCGGTGAATGACGACGTGCTCGCCGGCAAGGAGCTCGCGCAGACCGAAGAGATCTGGTACACGTCGAAGGACGGGCTCAAGATCCAGGGCTGGGTCGTGAAACCGGCCGGATTCGATCCGAGCAAGAAGTATCCGCTGATTCTCGACATTCACGGCGGTCCGCAGTCGATGTACAACGTCGGCTTCAGCTTCCCGCGCCAGGATCACGCGGCGAACGGCTACATCGTGCTCTACACGAACCCGCGCGGGTCGACGGGCTACGGCGAGAAGTTCACGAACGAGATCAAGAACGCGTATCCGGGCAAGGATTTCGACGACCTGATGGCCGGTGTGGATACGGTCGTCGGGCGCGGCTACATCGACACGAAGAACATGTTCGTGTACGGGTGCTCGGGCGGCGGCGTGCTGACGTCGTGGACGGTGGGGCACACCGATCGCTTCGCGGCGGCCGCGGCGCTCTGTCCGGTGATCGACTGGATCAGCTTCGTGGGCGAGACGGACGGCGCGGGTTGGTATGGAAACTTTGAAAAGCCGTTCTGGGAGGATCCGAGCGAGTATCTCAGGCGCTCACCGATCATGTACGTCGGGCATGTGAAGACGCCGACGCTGCTGATGACGGGCGTGCTCGATCTGCGCACGCCGATTCCGCAGATCGAGGAGTTCTATCGCGCGCTCAAGATGCGCGGCGTGCCGACGGCGATGATTCGCATGAACAACGAGTATCACGGCACGAGCAGTACGCCGTCGAACTTTTTGCGGACGCAACTCTATGTGCGCGGGTGGTTCGAGAAGTACGGGACGTATAAGGGGCAGCAGGCGGTGACGACGACGTTCTAG
- a CDS encoding PAS domain S-box protein, whose protein sequence is MFEFLSAEERGAVLHPFVRALALDACASSSQRARDVVERAAALADAARRAGVDVTDLLGRVARLVFITERRLGELRPEFRQDRAWRAHWHMLDEMSTRACIYAFSREAFSSDGAWNKALDTIASNPAGAANAVRRTAQAMDSGVAAVIGTDVSGTILYWNAQAAELYGWDSTEVLGHNIMHVTPTSQSMADAEDIMRQLAAGEVWSGTILLRDRRGAAMQVNVTDTPVLFNGVIVGIVGVSGRMGV, encoded by the coding sequence ATGTTCGAGTTCCTTTCGGCAGAAGAGCGCGGTGCAGTTCTGCATCCGTTCGTGCGTGCGCTCGCGCTCGATGCATGCGCCTCGTCGTCGCAGCGCGCACGCGATGTCGTGGAACGCGCGGCTGCACTCGCCGATGCCGCGCGCCGCGCGGGCGTGGACGTCACGGATCTGCTGGGCCGCGTCGCGCGTCTCGTCTTCATTACCGAGCGCCGACTGGGCGAGCTGCGGCCCGAGTTCCGTCAGGATCGCGCGTGGCGCGCGCACTGGCACATGCTCGATGAGATGAGCACGCGCGCGTGCATCTACGCGTTCTCACGCGAAGCGTTCAGCAGCGACGGTGCGTGGAACAAGGCGCTCGACACGATCGCGAGCAATCCGGCGGGCGCAGCAAACGCCGTGCGCCGCACCGCGCAAGCGATGGACTCGGGCGTCGCCGCCGTCATCGGGACCGACGTGTCGGGAACGATCCTCTATTGGAACGCCCAGGCGGCCGAGCTCTATGGCTGGGATTCGACGGAAGTGCTGGGCCACAACATCATGCACGTGACGCCGACGTCGCAGAGCATGGCGGACGCCGAGGACATCATGCGCCAGCTGGCGGCGGGCGAGGTGTGGTCGGGAACGATTCTGCTGCGTGATCGGCGCGGGGCGGCGATGCAGGTGAATGTCACGGATACGCCGGTGTTGTTTAATGGAGTGATCGTCGGGATAGTGGGGGTGAGTGGGCGTATGGGCGTGTAG
- a CDS encoding efflux RND transporter permease subunit: MFISDFAIKRPIITVVTMIAIVVFGLSALSRLETDEFPDIDQPIVFIGIAYPGAAPDVVEREVVTRLEDQIAGISGVDKVNSTSTDGFAQIIVQFVFSKETNQATQDIRDAISAVRSQLPAEILEPIIQKFDPNTLPIVSLALTSNVLSPPQLTQLADQTIGGELRSIPGVAQVNIVGGDSAQLSVDVRPSDLAASGIGIDQVVNALRAQNLAAPVGNLNTPLEQRSIRLQGRFERPEDFAQMVVSQRGQSLIRLGDVANVTAGAAEPKSAARFNGTPAIGLDIVKSREYATTEVSDGVRKRIAELQKTLPAGTRLETIRDAGVRVRNSVRNVEETLIEGALLTVLVVFLFLNSWRSTVITGLALPVSVLTSFVPLLLFGFTLNVMSLMGLSLAIGILIDDAIVVRENIVRHVEMGADHMRAAHEGTDEIGLAVTATTFSIVAVFVPVGFMPGIAGQFFKPFALTIAAAVLVSLFVSFSLDPMLSAYWPDPQIEAHERRNAIARALERFNRWFDRQAGRYERLVAWALDHRAAMIGLAVITFVAAVALQVSFGGFGFAPLSDNSELNINIETPPGSSLEYTTLKAEEAARTARAHKEVAYVYSTVGSATGSGAVDEATVYVRLVPKHQRDISQDEFGQLLRKELAKIGGATAYTYAAGGFAGNQKQLQLQLQGPDANMLSQLAEPIADSVRATPGAVDVGLSSRGQTPELTVLVNRPLAGQLGVSLSQLAVSLRYAFAGVAAGNWVDPTGTTREVHVRLTPEARENASDLAALPLQLTAPGANGAPAFVPLSQVATITPSSGPAQIDHYQRQRVVTIGANVIGASVGNVNQDVMRRVNKVQLPPGYHITAGGQVENQNQVFTAMVLALGVAAMLMYLILVIQFGSFLDPLAILVSLPLSLIGVVAALLVTRDTLNIMSLIGVMMLMGIVAKNAILLIDFAKWAHEGRGVPRREALIEAGRTRLRPIMMTTLALIAGMIPVAIGYGEGADFRAPLGRAVIGGVIASTMLTLVVIPTVYEILDEWREWLLGKFSRVTHAGEAHAGHAPHGSPSPDAADD, translated from the coding sequence ATGTTCATCTCCGACTTTGCGATCAAACGGCCCATCATCACGGTGGTGACCATGATCGCGATCGTCGTCTTCGGCCTCTCGGCGCTGAGCCGGCTGGAGACGGATGAGTTTCCCGACATCGATCAGCCGATCGTCTTCATCGGCATCGCGTACCCCGGCGCGGCGCCCGATGTCGTCGAGCGCGAGGTCGTCACGCGGCTCGAGGATCAGATCGCCGGCATCAGCGGCGTGGACAAGGTCAACTCCACGTCGACGGACGGCTTCGCGCAGATCATCGTGCAGTTCGTCTTCTCCAAGGAGACGAACCAGGCGACACAGGACATTCGCGACGCCATCTCGGCGGTGCGCTCGCAGCTGCCCGCGGAGATTCTCGAACCGATCATTCAAAAGTTCGATCCGAACACGCTGCCGATCGTCTCGCTCGCGCTGACGTCGAACGTGCTCAGCCCGCCACAGCTCACGCAGCTCGCGGATCAGACGATCGGCGGCGAGCTGCGGTCGATTCCCGGCGTCGCGCAGGTGAACATCGTCGGCGGCGACAGCGCGCAGTTGAGCGTCGACGTGCGGCCGAGCGATCTCGCCGCGTCGGGCATCGGCATCGATCAGGTGGTGAATGCGCTGCGGGCGCAGAATCTCGCGGCGCCGGTCGGCAATCTCAACACCCCGCTCGAGCAGCGATCGATTCGCCTGCAAGGCCGCTTCGAGCGTCCGGAAGATTTCGCGCAGATGGTCGTGTCCCAGCGCGGCCAGTCGCTCATTCGACTGGGCGACGTCGCGAACGTCACCGCGGGCGCGGCCGAGCCGAAGTCGGCGGCGCGATTCAACGGGACGCCGGCGATCGGCCTCGACATCGTGAAGTCGCGCGAGTACGCGACGACGGAGGTCAGCGACGGCGTCCGCAAGCGCATCGCCGAGCTGCAGAAGACGCTGCCCGCCGGCACGCGGCTCGAGACGATTCGCGACGCCGGCGTCCGCGTTCGCAACTCGGTGCGCAACGTTGAGGAAACGCTCATTGAAGGCGCGCTGCTCACGGTGCTGGTCGTGTTCCTGTTCCTCAACTCGTGGCGCTCGACGGTCATTACCGGTCTCGCGCTGCCGGTGTCGGTGCTCACGTCGTTCGTGCCGCTGCTGTTGTTCGGCTTCACGCTCAACGTGATGTCGCTGATGGGCCTGTCGCTCGCGATCGGCATTCTGATCGACGACGCGATCGTGGTGCGCGAGAACATCGTGCGACACGTCGAGATGGGCGCCGATCACATGCGGGCCGCGCACGAGGGCACCGACGAGATCGGACTCGCGGTGACCGCGACGACGTTCTCGATCGTCGCCGTGTTCGTTCCCGTCGGATTCATGCCGGGCATCGCCGGACAATTCTTCAAGCCGTTCGCGCTGACGATCGCCGCCGCGGTGCTCGTGTCGCTCTTCGTCTCGTTCTCGCTGGACCCGATGCTCTCCGCGTACTGGCCCGATCCGCAGATCGAAGCGCACGAGCGACGGAATGCCATCGCGCGCGCACTCGAGCGATTCAACCGCTGGTTCGACCGTCAGGCCGGGCGATACGAACGCCTGGTCGCGTGGGCGCTGGACCACCGCGCGGCGATGATCGGCCTGGCCGTCATCACGTTCGTGGCGGCGGTCGCGTTGCAGGTCTCGTTCGGCGGGTTTGGTTTCGCGCCGCTGTCCGACAACAGTGAGCTCAACATCAACATCGAGACGCCGCCGGGATCGAGTCTCGAGTACACCACGCTCAAGGCGGAAGAAGCGGCGCGGACCGCGCGGGCGCACAAGGAAGTGGCGTACGTCTACAGCACCGTGGGTTCGGCGACGGGATCGGGCGCCGTCGACGAAGCGACGGTATACGTGCGCCTCGTGCCGAAGCATCAGCGTGACATCAGCCAGGACGAGTTCGGCCAGTTGCTTCGCAAGGAGCTCGCGAAGATCGGCGGCGCGACCGCGTACACATACGCGGCAGGCGGCTTCGCCGGCAATCAAAAGCAGCTACAGCTCCAACTCCAAGGCCCCGACGCGAACATGTTGTCGCAGTTGGCTGAGCCGATCGCGGATTCCGTGCGGGCAACACCGGGCGCGGTCGACGTTGGTCTCTCGTCGCGCGGACAAACGCCTGAGCTCACGGTGCTCGTCAATCGTCCGCTCGCCGGGCAGCTTGGCGTGAGTCTGTCGCAGCTCGCGGTGTCGCTGCGCTACGCATTCGCCGGCGTCGCGGCGGGCAACTGGGTCGATCCAACGGGAACCACGCGCGAAGTGCACGTGCGTCTCACGCCGGAAGCGCGCGAGAACGCGAGCGATCTCGCCGCGTTGCCGCTCCAACTCACCGCCCCCGGGGCGAACGGCGCGCCGGCCTTCGTACCGCTCAGCCAGGTCGCGACGATTACGCCGAGCTCGGGTCCGGCGCAGATCGATCACTATCAGCGCCAGCGCGTGGTGACGATCGGCGCGAACGTCATCGGCGCATCGGTGGGCAATGTCAATCAGGACGTGATGCGCCGTGTGAACAAGGTGCAGTTGCCGCCGGGGTATCACATCACCGCCGGCGGACAGGTCGAGAATCAGAACCAGGTCTTCACGGCGATGGTGCTGGCGTTGGGCGTCGCCGCGATGCTGATGTATTTGATCCTCGTCATCCAATTCGGCTCATTCCTCGATCCGCTGGCGATTCTCGTCTCACTGCCGCTCTCGCTGATCGGCGTCGTCGCGGCGCTGCTCGTCACGCGCGATACGCTGAACATCATGAGCCTGATCGGCGTGATGATGCTCATGGGCATCGTCGCGAAGAATGCCATTTTGCTCATCGACTTCGCGAAATGGGCGCACGAAGGCCGCGGCGTGCCACGGCGTGAAGCATTGATCGAAGCGGGGCGCACGCGCCTGCGGCCGATCATGATGACGACGCTCGCGCTCATCGCCGGCATGATTCCCGTCGCGATCGGCTACGGCGAAGGCGCGGACTTCCGGGCCCCACTCGGCCGCGCGGTGATCGGCGGCGTGATCGCGTCGACGATGTTGACGCTCGTCGTGATTCCGACCGTCTACGAGATTCTCGATGAGTGGCGCGAGTGGCTGCTCGGCAAGTTCAGTCGCGTGACCCACGCCGGCGAGGCGCACGCCGGGCACGCGCCGCACGGATCGCCTTCACCCGACGCGGCGGACGATTGA
- a CDS encoding DHA2 family efflux MFS transporter permease subunit, with product MSATVARDDEEEQLSHEIGAGAMSRRGEEHRYLIAVAVVLAALMQVIDSSIVNVALPDMMGNLGANLDEIAWVSTGYILASVIVIPLTGFLGDLFGRKRYFVGSIVTFTIASFLCGASHSLGELIFWRIVQGIGGGALMTVSQAVLFEAFPPEEAGTAMALFGLGVMVGPTIGPTLGGYLTDNYGWPWIFYINIPVGIVAAVMIAAYVHDPLHQRKPHTIDYLGIALLIVSVGSLQFVLEHGQREDWFDSRVILSLTVLGCVGGAALLWRELTTDHPAIDFRIMRHRQMWVGTVLGVVMGVGLYAMAFTLPVFLQNNLRMTAQQTGIVLLPGALATAISMAVVGKLVNKIDPRLLITAGALIFALAAWQLSLVTGESGASDFFWPLIFRGVGLGLMFVPLTTITLAELSVIELPQGTGLYNFFRQLGGSFGIAGIATLVSRYTVQFRALVGEHVSSADPASVARLDMMTRGMMARGADYWTARRQALTLLDRQLFGQASVIAYSRIYVLAAGLILLLIPLLALVRQTKGAAGAHAVME from the coding sequence TTGAGCGCAACCGTAGCACGCGACGACGAAGAGGAGCAGCTCTCGCACGAGATCGGCGCCGGCGCCATGTCGCGCCGCGGCGAGGAACATCGCTATCTCATCGCGGTCGCCGTCGTGCTCGCCGCGTTGATGCAGGTCATCGACAGCTCGATCGTCAACGTCGCGCTGCCCGACATGATGGGCAACCTGGGCGCGAACCTCGACGAGATCGCCTGGGTGTCGACAGGCTACATCCTGGCGAGCGTCATCGTCATTCCGCTCACCGGATTTCTCGGCGACCTGTTCGGACGCAAGCGGTACTTCGTCGGCTCGATCGTGACGTTCACGATCGCGAGCTTTCTCTGCGGCGCGTCGCACTCGCTCGGCGAGCTGATTTTCTGGCGCATCGTGCAGGGCATTGGCGGCGGCGCGTTGATGACGGTGTCGCAGGCCGTGCTGTTCGAGGCGTTTCCGCCGGAGGAAGCGGGCACCGCGATGGCGCTGTTCGGACTCGGCGTCATGGTGGGCCCGACGATCGGCCCCACGCTCGGCGGCTACCTCACGGACAATTACGGTTGGCCGTGGATCTTCTACATCAACATTCCCGTCGGCATCGTGGCGGCGGTGATGATCGCGGCGTACGTGCACGATCCGCTGCATCAGCGGAAGCCGCACACGATCGACTACCTGGGTATCGCGCTGTTGATCGTGAGCGTCGGCTCGCTGCAATTCGTGCTGGAGCACGGGCAGCGCGAGGACTGGTTCGACTCGCGCGTTATCCTGTCATTGACGGTGCTCGGCTGCGTCGGCGGCGCGGCGCTTCTCTGGCGAGAGTTGACGACCGATCATCCGGCGATCGACTTCCGCATCATGCGACATCGACAGATGTGGGTCGGGACCGTGCTCGGCGTCGTGATGGGCGTTGGACTCTACGCGATGGCGTTCACGCTGCCCGTGTTCCTGCAGAACAATTTGCGTATGACCGCGCAGCAGACCGGTATCGTGCTGTTGCCGGGCGCGCTTGCGACCGCGATCTCGATGGCGGTAGTCGGAAAGCTGGTCAACAAGATCGATCCAAGATTACTCATCACCGCCGGGGCGCTCATCTTCGCGCTGGCGGCGTGGCAGTTGTCGCTCGTGACAGGCGAGAGCGGCGCGAGCGATTTCTTCTGGCCGCTCATTTTCCGCGGCGTCGGGCTCGGGTTGATGTTTGTTCCGCTCACCACGATCACGCTGGCCGAGTTGTCGGTGATCGAGCTGCCGCAGGGTACGGGCTTATACAATTTCTTCCGGCAGCTCGGTGGATCGTTCGGGATTGCGGGAATCGCGACGCTGGTGTCGCGGTACACGGTTCAATTCCGCGCGCTGGTGGGCGAGCATGTGTCGTCGGCGGATCCAGCGAGTGTCGCGCGGTTGGACATGATGACGCGCGGCATGATGGCGCGCGGCGCCGACTACTGGACGGCGCGGCGTCAGGCGCTGACGCTACTCGATCGACAGCTGTTCGGGCAGGCGAGCGTGATTGCGTATTCGCGAATCTATGTGCTCGCGGCGGGGCTCATTCTGCTTTTGATACCGTTGCTGGCGTTGGTGCGGCAGACGAAAGGCGCGGCGGGCGCGCACGCGGTGATGGAGTAG
- a CDS encoding MarR family transcriptional regulator, producing MPHAPFDRVATADRLHSLAIHLLRAVRAGDDESGLTGPRLSALSVVVFAGPLSLTELADAEHVTTPTMTRLVHALEAAGVVRRETDSNDRRSIRLSATPKGRRILDAARRRRLAAMERLLGGVSDDDMAAIVRAVDVLSARLAAGA from the coding sequence ATGCCCCACGCCCCGTTCGACCGCGTCGCCACCGCCGACCGGCTGCACTCGCTCGCCATCCACCTGTTGCGCGCCGTGCGCGCGGGAGACGACGAGAGCGGCCTGACCGGTCCTCGCCTCTCGGCGCTCTCGGTCGTCGTCTTCGCCGGCCCGCTCAGTCTCACCGAGCTCGCCGACGCCGAGCATGTCACGACGCCCACCATGACGCGGCTGGTGCACGCGCTCGAGGCCGCCGGAGTCGTGCGTCGCGAGACTGACAGCAACGATCGGCGGTCCATCCGCCTGAGCGCCACACCGAAAGGCCGGCGCATTCTCGACGCAGCGCGCCGGAGACGACTCGCCGCGATGGAGCGACTGCTCGGCGGAGTGAGCGACGACGACATGGCCGCGATCGTCCGCGCAGTCGACGTCCTCTCGGCGAGACTTGCCGCGGGCGCATGA